The window GTACGAGGAGTCCAAGAAGGCCAAGGAGGCGAAGAAGAAGCAGGTCATCATCCAGCTCAAAGAGATCAAGATGCGACCCAAGACCGACGAGCACGACTTCAACTTCAAGGCCCGGCACGTGGATCGCTTCCTGCGCGCCGGGCACAAGGCCAAGGTGACCATCATGTTCCGGGGCCGGGAGGTGGTCCACACCCAGCTCGGGAAGCGGCTGCTCGATCGGCTGGCCGAGACCCTGAAGGAGATCGCCCTCATCGAGCAGAGCCCCCGGCTCGAGGGCCGCAACATGACCATGATCCTGGCGCCGCGGCCGGAGGTGCGCCGGGCCGAGCGGGCGGCCGCTGCGGCCGGCTCCGGCTCGGCCGGGCCCACGGGGGGAGGCCCAGGTGGGGGGGCGGCAGGACCCCCGCCGGTTTCCCCGAAGTCCTGAAGGAGGAGCGGTCGGCATGCCGAAGGTGAAGACCAAGCGGGGGTTGGCCAAGCGGGTCAAGGCCACCGGGACCGGGAAGGTGCGGCGCTACCGGGCGGGAAAGAGCCATATCCTGACCAAGAAATCGCGCGCCCGCAAGCGCCGCCTCCGGCACGGCGACCTGATCCACCCGGCTGACGTGAAGCGGATCCGGCGCCTCGTCCCCTATCTGTAGGATACCGTCCGGCTCGGCCCCGCGGGGCCGAGCGGCTGACAAAGGAGCCCACGCATGCCACGCGTGAAGGGAGGCCCGGTGACCCGCCGCCGGCGGAACCGGGTGCTGAAGAAGGCGGAAGGGTTCTGGGGCAAGCGGGGCAAGGCCTACCGCAGCGCCCAGGAGGCGGTGAACAAGTCCCAGCAGTACGCCTACCGGGACCGGCGGGCCAAGAAGCGGGACTTTCGGCGGCTCTGGGTTACCCGCATCAACGCGGCCGCCCGGCTCCATGGCCTGTCCTACAGCCGCCTGGTGCATGGTCTCCGGGCGGCAGGGATTACCGTGGACCGCAAGATCCTGGCGGATCTGGCGGTCCGGGACGCCGTAGCCTTCGAGCGGCTGGCCGAGGCGGCCAAGGCGGCCACCCCGGCGTAGCGGTCGGTCCGCCGGACGAGCACCTGCGCCCCGATCTCGGTCGGGGCGAACTTTTTGACGAGGCCCATGCAGGACCTGCTCAAGAGGCTGGATGCCCTGGAGAGCGAGGCCGCGGCCGCTCTCGCGGTTGCCGACGAGCCCGCCCTGGAGGCTCTCCGGGTGCGTTTCCTCGGCCGGCGGGGAACCCTCACGGCCATCCTGCGCGGGCTCGGGGAACTGGCCCCGGAGGCCCGTCCGGTCGTCGGGGAGCGGGCCAACGCGGTCAAGGCGGCGATCGAGGGCGCGCTCGAGGCCCGGCGCGCGGCGCTGCGCGCGGCCACCCGGGCCGGCCTCGCCGCCGACCGCCTGGACATCACCCTCCCCGGCCGCCCCCCCCGGCTGGGCGGCCTGCACCCTCTCACAGCCACGCTCCAGGACATCCTGGAGATCTTCGCCTCCCTCGGCTTCGCCGTGGCCG of the Candidatus Methylomirabilis sp. genome contains:
- the infC gene encoding translation initiation factor IF-3, with protein sequence MEEVRSISRGIRINDRIRVKEVRVVGPDGVQLGILPVQEALEKAQALSLDLVEVAPLAKPPVCRIMDYGKYRYEESKKAKEAKKKQVIIQLKEIKMRPKTDEHDFNFKARHVDRFLRAGHKAKVTIMFRGREVVHTQLGKRLLDRLAETLKEIALIEQSPRLEGRNMTMILAPRPEVRRAERAAAAAGSGSAGPTGGGPGGGAAGPPPVSPKS
- the rpmI gene encoding 50S ribosomal protein L35, whose amino-acid sequence is MPKVKTKRGLAKRVKATGTGKVRRYRAGKSHILTKKSRARKRRLRHGDLIHPADVKRIRRLVPYL
- the rplT gene encoding 50S ribosomal protein L20, which gives rise to MPRVKGGPVTRRRRNRVLKKAEGFWGKRGKAYRSAQEAVNKSQQYAYRDRRAKKRDFRRLWVTRINAAARLHGLSYSRLVHGLRAAGITVDRKILADLAVRDAVAFERLAEAAKAATPA